In a genomic window of Thermoproteus tenax Kra 1:
- a CDS encoding 2,5-diamino-6-(ribosylamino)-4(3H)-pyrimidinone 5'-phosphate reductase: MRPYVYLVAAVTIDGRIASKTGYSKLSCPIDLRRLHELRGRVDAVMVGAGTVRVDNPRLTVRYAQGKNPVRVVVDGALSLSPEMRVFDNSAPTILLTTERAPQEKVDVFARKGVRVVQFPGDSVPLREALEMLYKEGVKTVLVEGGGHVNWQILSQCLADELIITVTPYAFGAGTSLLEGQGYADTESAPFKLRLISAEVCECGQEVVLRYKVECKH; the protein is encoded by the coding sequence GCTAGCAAGACCGGCTACTCCAAGCTATCTTGCCCCATAGATCTGAGGAGACTACACGAGCTCAGGGGTAGGGTTGATGCAGTGATGGTGGGGGCTGGCACAGTCAGAGTAGACAACCCGCGGCTCACAGTCAGATACGCTCAGGGCAAGAACCCTGTCAGAGTCGTCGTCGACGGAGCCTTGTCGCTCTCCCCTGAGATGAGGGTCTTCGACAACTCTGCGCCGACTATACTCTTGACGACCGAGAGGGCTCCTCAAGAGAAGGTCGACGTCTTCGCTAGAAAGGGCGTCAGAGTGGTACAGTTCCCGGGCGACTCAGTGCCGCTGAGGGAGGCCCTCGAGATGTTGTACAAGGAAGGAGTCAAGACGGTCCTAGTCGAGGGAGGCGGCCACGTGAACTGGCAGATCCTAAGCCAGTGTCTCGCGGACGAGCTCATTATAACTGTGACTCCCTACGCCTTTGGCGCCGGAACTTCGCTTCTTGAGGGACAAGGCTACGCTGATACTGAGTCGGCCCCGTTCAAGCTGAGGCTGATATCGGCTGAGGTGTGCGAGTGCGGGCAGGAGGTCGTCCTAAGGTATAAGGTTGAGTGTAAACATTAG